AGGTAATTAAATAGTTATTCAATCAATAAAGGAAATTATACTTTTTTAGCTAGCTCTATTTGTTCCTTGATCCAGAGCAGGGCTTTTTCTCTATCGGTAAATAGCTTGGTGGGAAAGTCGGGTTTATTGAACTTGAGAAATAGGTTACCCACCATTTTAGAAATGGGGCTATTGGTTAGAATAGCGGCCCCTGCGGCAATAGAGTTTTTGGCCAGATAGTCTCTGGCCTCTCGTTTTGTAGATTTGAGCAGGCTAATATCTGAAAGGTACCAGCAGTCTCGGCCATAGGCCTGCAAAGAGTCTTCAATATGGCTTTTCATCATGGCTAAGTCGATGGTTACAGCCTTATACACTTCTTCTACAATTTGCTTTTCTAGCAAAAAGGTGCGGGCTACTTCATTGTCGGTTTGGGGATTCATCTTAATTATGGGGGGTTAGTTTTGTTTATTCAGCCAATTTAGGGCTTTTTCTTCTTGGGTAAACAATTTAGCGGGGAAAGGAGGGCCATCAAAGCGCAAAAAAAAGTTGCCAATAATTGCAGAGGGGCCATTGTTTACAATAATGGCCGCGGCGGCGGTCACATCATTATTTTTGGCAATATGTCGCCGCGCCTTGGCATTGGCCGAGCGCACTTGCCGAATATCTACGAGCATATAGAGCTCTTTGCCAAAATGCTCGGTCAAAAGCGCAAAATGAGCGTCTATTTTTTCTGTTTCGGTCACTACGGGCAGGTATTCTACCCTCAATAGTTTAGGACCCAACTGCCAAAGTTTGGCAATAGGGGTGATCATCAGTTCTTTTTCCATTCTAAGGGGTTTTGCGCTGCCATTCGGCCAACCACTGCAGGGCTTTTTCTTTATCGGTAAACAAACGAGTGGGAATGGGCGGTTTATTA
This genomic interval from Saprospira grandis contains the following:
- a CDS encoding STAS/SEC14 domain-containing protein encodes the protein MNPQTDNEVARTFLLEKQIVEEVYKAVTIDLAMMKSHIEDSLQAYGRDCWYLSDISLLKSTKREARDYLAKNSIAAGAAILTNSPISKMVGNLFLKFNKPDFPTKLFTDREKALLWIKEQIELAKKV